The Diospyros lotus cultivar Yz01 chromosome 11, ASM1463336v1, whole genome shotgun sequence region GCTCACCAGCTCCTCGTTGTCTCTCCGCTTCATGTTAACTCCGGAGCTGGCGATCACCACCCTCTCAACCCTCTCCGGCCACATCCTCGCCATGTGGTAGGCCACGAATCCGCCGTAGCTCGTACCGGCGACGGAGTACCTCTCAATTCCGAGCCTCTCCAGCAGTTTCCCCACCGAGATCGCCTGAAAAACCTCCGAGCGGTCCGGCGACCTGGTGGTGGAACCGCCGAAGAAGACGAGGTTGGGGATGTAAACGGCGAAGTTGCGACGGGCGAAGAACGAGGCCTGGAGGCGCCATTGCCACAAGGCCTCGGGGCCGAAGCCGTGGATCAGAACCAGAGCCGGTTTAGCTAGGGCTGAATTGGAATCGGAATTGGAATTGGAGTTGGAGGGGGATTTAGGGCCCCAGAATTGGATGGTGGTTTGGTCGTCGATGTCGATGGTTTGGGAGGAAAGGCCGGCGACGGAGAGGCAACGGCTGATGTAGCTGGAGTACAGGGAGACGAGGCTGAAGCAAGAGGAGGAAGATGCCATCACTGATCGGTCGGAGCAGCACGACGACGACGACAACGAGGAGGAGGACGAGGAGCAGGAATACTCGAAGCTCAATCAATGGCAGAAGAGTCCATCGCCAACGAACCAAATTACCTAACCAATGAAGAGAAAAAAGTGAAACcaatagataattaaataaataaaaagggaaaCTTCAAACGCGAAAAGAATATACTACTACTTATTAGTTTATAATAGAGTTTTATTAGAAGAATGATAATGTGAGTTGGTTTGAATTGAAAAAATTGGATGACGTGGAGGAGCTGTGAATTGAGTAGGTTGGTTAACAcaacacaaaacccaacaattttacataaaataatattcgtTTCTCGAATGTCTCCTTCCTAcgttaattattaaataattttttagagtATAAGTCGAACGGCCAGACAAATGATATATCGAGTTTGTACTGATAGATTGTGAGTTCGATACTCACTCTATGTAATGAGACAAATTCTCACGCTTTGCGATTTACTTTCTCTGTCAAAATTAAGGACAAGAACAACAAGGGTTACACAAAGACGGTcattctaaattaattattaaatggggtatcttattattattattatcatgtgctccatttttgtatttatttataaaataaatctgtcaaaataatgtattttaggAAGATATTTTTTgcttacaaaatatattttatcttatttttcattataatatattttattttgacgtcaatgaagaaagaaagcatCAACTTTTaggtataaaaaattataataaaaaatccCCCAAAGACACGCAAAGATGGTGGTTCAAAGAGGCTGAATGAAGAAAGCATGAAAGTAAAAATATAGTTGTATCACTGGAAATAAGATGGGCCCTAAGAAGATGGCTTTGACCCATTTCGTAGCCAATTTTATAGAGGAAAAAGGTAAACCCCACTCTTTTAAATTtggcaaattaaaaaataaaagctgCCACTACCATCACATAAGTAaggagttaaattaatttttttgagatcTAAGTTTATAGTCTTATTGATATTTGTGTGGTCTCACATTATATGGGTCATAGTTCAGAGTTAGAacaagagataataaatttttagaaattaggATTTAACTAAATtcattttaagtaaaaatatagtattgtttaattcattttaataatatgcatgaaaattttacgtggttcgcctagaatgatgcctactccacgactgcTCTCTAGTTATTCCGACAGAATAAcaatatgttattaataggttttttttttttttttttacaatagtATTTTGACCCATATTTATCgtgaggggtgtttacaattgcataagaTCCAAAAGTGGAAAATAACATCATAGAGACAAAATGTCTTTATCAATTCCCCAAAATTGGGAGTGAGGCTCCGTATTACCAGGGGTTTGGTTTGTTTTGGATAAAGTAGATGAGTTTCGGCCTCCGGTTGTTTCGTGGTTTTATTATTATGCGAGCTAAAGGGTTAGGTCAGCgagctgggagctcgcttggttggGCCTAGGAGCTCGCTAGAGCTCGCCTGGTTCCGCGGTCTGATCTCGATTTCAGCGAAGTGTGATCTTATTCTGAGGAGTTCAGCTTTAAGCCTATTGGACTTTGAGCAATTAGGCAGGTCTGTTGGGTCATGCCCAGCCAATAAGAAATAATGcgggaaatacccataacaagATTTAAATAACATTGttaagaaatttgtattttaatttatggataaaattatttataaaaaaatatatttttaataaatttagtttattaatgattttcaaaacattttgtaTATGCATGTTGAAAACCTTCATacccatatatttatatatgtcttTCAAAACAACTAAATATTAGTTTTGGTTGATCAAGGAGCATgaatcttataaaaatattttaatttaaattagagaACTTTAAACTCGTATATTCTTATattcttcaaaacaaaaaaatatggttCTGTAATGATCGAGCTTGAtgttaaatatttgagaaaatattttgaaaaatcagcTTAAATATAAAAGTCTTTTGTAAgctaagtatatgtatttttggaAGCTCTTGAACGCAAAGTATTcaagcattatatatatatatatatatatatatatataagtaggatagtttgtaaaagaatttttcctcccaaaacttgcattaattacaaaaaagtaACAGTTATTAAATGCttgtatttttcaataaattaaatatagtaattaaattaaaaaattaagcatgaGTTTCGAATACTatctataatatttatttataacttaattttaaactcgattaatcttctcatcaattaattaaaaataaatattattttttaccaatattattaatattatttttgattaattcctcaattaatccctcaatcaatctaaaataaatattatttttgaagaatatgaataaacaaattaaactattaattaagtcataaaaaattcttcacatgtataaaataaaaataatttgcatttagtatttattattcCAAAGTAATCGGAGATCTCCTATAAAgtatcttgaaaattttcattatcaattaaataaatattattaataggaaatttgaatagacaatttaaattattaattaagtcatgtatagatatataatttctcaataaattaaaaataaatatttttttataaatattattaatcaaaaatatttataatattatttttattaatttcttaattattaaaaaaatattaatatatgaatttttcaatgttaattaagatttaacatatCACATTTGCAAAACTATGCAAGAACATTAATacatagtaaaagaaaaataagtcaaaatttatatttttaaagttttgttatcactgcagaaattaaatttcaaatgaatttttaattaacattgaaaaatctaTGTTTCCTCACATttagaagttttaatttatatttataaataaatatataatataataaataattttattttaataattaatcaatcactacctttaatttaatgcaaaaccAATGCATGAGTTTccaatactaattaaaatttaagatattacattttcaaaactaatatataaattttttaatattaattaaaatttaatttttaaatttattgtgattacaCCTCCCGTGCATCGCATGGGTGAACACTAGTTCTTTTAAAACTTCTACACTTGcctttaatctaaaaataaattttgaatcaattgagTATTACTCagtagaatttttaatataatggAGTATCATAAAAACCTATTTGAGTATATGTTATATAAAATCTATTTCTTTAAAACTATAATCAAGTAtctttatacatattaaaatcTGAGCATATTTTCAGTTCAGTATTGCTTTATGTGTCTTTCAAATCAGTCGATTATGTGATTTAGTAAAACTTTCTTTCAATCGACTATTAAGATTTTCTACTCGAGTAATTTTTATAAACTCTATATTTCCAAAATCAATCAAGTATATTTCTGCTATTAAATAGTCCAATTATCTCATTAGTCGAGTATATCTTTCTCTTAatcgactaatgtatttttataatcaattatctatatgttttaatcgagtaaagattgAATGAAATTTGGCTAAGTTTATGTGCttaattttaatcaagtatcaGTTATTTGTACTCGAATATATAATTCTGTTAGTAAAGTAAGCTTAACCTAGTAGTCGAGTGGTTAATGAAAAGTCTTTGTAGCTTGCATTCAGTCAaataatgatttggttttactCGAGTGAAGTTTTTATATAATCGATTAAATGAAATGTTCAATCGAATACCTCTAGGGCTTAGTCGAATAACTGACAtctgatttcaaattttatagctattacttagaaaacaaaaaagagaataGTTTTAACCATTGGagctttatttctttattccaaGTCATCTAACTGTATTCtctaataaaagaataatagaaatataaatGTGTATAGTATGCTTAatgcttatctttataatatgcatatggtttttaacaaatttgactattattagtcaaataaaaaaagatatgaGTATGTGCAGGTTTCCACGCCATTCTTCTTAAGTCTCAaacttctataaaaggccaagagCATTAAAGAAGTTGATACTAATGCCATGGCTGTAAGTGATAGAAAAGATGGCTATTGCTGATCAAGTAATAGAAAGCCAATCTAACCATCGCATGTCCAATCCTTTCCTGACCTATAACAAATGCTTAAAGTGAGCATTTTTCATATTCACACCTTTTCACTTCCAAACTAATATCTGGTGAGATTACATGtatattgtaacgccccgtcttCCTagaacgtgcattacctcgagattttgggaat contains the following coding sequences:
- the LOC127812612 gene encoding uncharacterized protein LOC127812612 isoform X1; the protein is MASSSSCFSLVSLYSSYISRCLSVAGLSSQTIDIDDQTTIQFWGPKSPSNSNSNSDSNSALAKPALVLIHGFGPEALWQWRLQASFFARRNFAVYIPNLVFFGGSTTRSPDRSEVFQAISVGKLLERLGIERYSVAGTSYGGFVAYHMARMWPERVERVVIASSGVNMKRRDNEELVSRAKLQKVEDLMLPGTAAQLRTLVSLAIFRPPRLMPDFFLNDILRKLYSENRKEKMELLHGLTIGRDNTVELSPLRPDVLIVWGEQDQIFPLEKATELKQVLGEKAKLEVIKMASHLPQIEQPARFNHILDTFLCGSSSCC
- the LOC127812612 gene encoding uncharacterized protein LOC127812612 isoform X2: MASSSSCFSLVSLYSSYISRCLSVAGLSSQTIDIDDQTTIQFWGPKSPSNSNSNSDSNSALAKPALVLIHGFGPEALWQWRLQASFFARRNFAVYIPNLVFFGGSTTRSPDRSEVFQAISVGKLLERLGIERYSVAGTSYGGFVAYHMARMWPERVERVVIASSGVNMKRRDNEELVSRAKLQKVEDLMLPGTAAQLRTLVSLAIFRPPRLMPDFFLNDILRKLYSENRKEKMELLHGLTIGRDNTVELSPLRPDVLIVWGEQDQIFPLEKATELKQYVLRCWERRRSWK